The Thioalkalivibrio nitratireducens DSM 14787 DNA segment ATCAGTTCCGTCAGCGTTGTGGAGACTCGCATGGTGGTGCACGCGCGCAAAGGCGAGCGTGCAGTCGTCCTCATCGACGACCTGTTGCGCCTTCCCATGTTCGAGATCCTCCCTCCGGGACCGGCGGAGATGAATGCTGCGTTTTCAGCGTTCGTTGCGTACGGCAAGGGCAGCGGGCACCCGGCCGCCTTGAACTTCGGCGACGTCTTCAGCTACGCGTTGGCCAAGGTCCATAGTGTGCCTTTATTGTTCAAGGGCAACGACTTCTCGCATACGGATCTGACCCCGGCGTGTTAGCCCTGGCGCCGCATGGACCCCGAATCAAGTCCGGGGTAACTGGCCCGGCGGCCGGTGGCGTTGCATGACCTTTTTTTGTGCGTACATTCTGATCTGTGGAAATCACGTTTGACCCGGCCAAGGACGCCAAGAACATCCGGGAACGCGGCCTGTCGTTCACAAGGGTCGCGGAGATCGATTTCAACACCGCCCTCGTGCTCGAAGACAAGCGCAAGGAACACGGTGAAACGCGCTACGTCGCGCTGTGCTACCTGGATGCCCGGCTCCACGTTCTCTGCTTCACCGAGACGGAGAGGGGCATCCGCGTAATCAGTTTGAGGAAGGCAAACGCGTGGGAGGCGAGAAGGCATGGCAAATCGCAAACCATTGATTGACGGAGCAGGCGAGGTACGGGAACTGGATGCCGACGATCTGGCGCTCTTTCGCCCCGCCGAAGAGGTGCTGTCCGCGTCGCTCCGGAAGAAGCTCG contains these protein-coding regions:
- a CDS encoding type II toxin-antitoxin system VapC family toxin encodes the protein MIAADTSALVAIALGEPERERFLEAMLNANTVLISSVSVVETRMVVHARKGERAVVLIDDLLRLPMFEILPPGPAEMNAAFSAFVAYGKGSGHPAALNFGDVFSYALAKVHSVPLLFKGNDFSHTDLTPAC
- a CDS encoding BrnT family toxin, with protein sequence MEITFDPAKDAKNIRERGLSFTRVAEIDFNTALVLEDKRKEHGETRYVALCYLDARLHVLCFTETERGIRVISLRKANAWEARRHGKSQTID